The following are encoded in a window of Dictyostelium discoideum AX4 chromosome 6 chromosome, whole genome shotgun sequence genomic DNA:
- the hemE gene encoding uroporphyrinogen decarboxylase, which yields MSEENINKNEFPELKNDTFLKACRGEEVPYVPVWIMRQAGRYLPEFKSVRADVDFFSVCRTPELACKVTLQPLDRFPLDAAIIFSDILVVPQAMGIEVQMIPGKGPFFPNPIRTIEDLSRVQFPVDVNKELGYVFDALTLTRKRLEGRVPLIGFTGAPWTLMTYCIEGSGGTTMSNSKSWLYKHPAESHKFLSMLTRVCIDYLLGQIKAGAQALQIFDSWSNELSPAMFKEYCLPYLVQIGKEVKAVHPEIPLICFAKGSNFALEDLSKSGAYDVLGIDWTIEPSVAREMVADRVSLQGNLDPCVLYCGDQVIRDQTQKMLQSFGTTKRLIANLGHGMHPTHPIEGPESYVKAVHELSKQMINK from the coding sequence atgtcagaagaaaatataaataaaaatgaatttccagaattaaaaaatgatacatttttaaaagcATGCAGAGGTGAGGAAGTACCTTATGTTCCAGTTTGGATTATGAGACAAGCAGGAAGATATTTACCAGAGTTTAAGAGTGTTAGAGCAGATGTTGATTTCTTTTCAGTATGCAGAACACCGGAATTAGCATGTAAAGTAACCTTACAACCATTGGATAGATTTCCATTGGATGCAGCAATTATATTTAGTGATATTTTAGTGGTACCACAAGCAATGGGAATTGAAGTTCAAATGATTCCAGGCAAAGGACCATTCTTTCCAAACCCAATCAGAACCATTGAAGACCTATCAAGGGTACAATTCCCAGTAGATGTAAATAAAGAGTTGGGATACGTATTCGATGCATTAACATTAACTCGTAAACGTTTAGAAGGTCGTGTACCATTGATTGGATTCACAGGCGCACCATGGACATTGATGACCTACTGCATTGAGGGTAGCGGTGGCACAACCAtgtcaaattcaaaatcatgGTTATACAAACACCCAGCAGAGTCACATAAATTCTTATCAATGTTAACTCGTGTTTGTATTGATTATCTTTTAGGTCAAATTAAAGCTGGTGCACAAGCATTACAAATCTTTGATTCATGGTCAAATGAATTAAGTCCAGCAATGTTTAAAGAGTATTGTTTACCTTATTTAGTTCAAATTGGTAAAGAAGTTAAAGCAGTTCATCCAGAGATTcctttaatttgttttgcaAAAGGTTCAAACTTTGCTTTAGAAGATCTCTCAAAAAGTGGTGCTTACGATGTTTTAGGTATCGATTGGACAATTGAACCATCTGTTGCTAGAGAAATGGTTGCTGATAGAGTTTCACTTCAAGGTAATTTAGATCCATGTGTTTTATATTGTGGTGATCAAGTAATTAGAGATCAAACTCAAAAAATGTTACAATCATTTGGTACTACTAAACGTTTAATTGCAAATTTAGGTCATGGTATGCATCCAACTCATCCAATTGAAGGTCCAGAATCTTATGTTAAAGCTGTTCatgaattatcaaaacaaatgattaataaataa
- the ino80 gene encoding CHR group protein: protein MNNNNNGGNVISDYPTSSNNNNNGRHNNNNNNNNNNNNNNNSYRRSRSRSRSPSPTRGRSPVMYSPNRDSSDDDSSSSRSGLYLSSSSSRSRSRSPLPPLNNINNGNQQSNNFINNKNNNNNFNNINNNYNNNNGINSSNSNNSSNSSNKSKNSNNNIPNILPYISLNGSGSSSSSKQFSLPPLKSTTTSSSSNSTSSSSSRSSKSHSSSSSSSSSSYPIKSIFGNIGGGSSKGSSSSSSRSSKSSGSSSSRSDRDKSDRDSRSDRESRSDRDRSDRDRSSRSDRDSRSSRDSRSDRDRTSSSSNNNNNNNNNNNNNNSGNNNNSNNNSNNNNNNSNNSNNINNNSNNSRSDRDSRSDRERSGRSDRESRGDSKSNRSSSSSSSSLNNNNNNNNNNNNNPLSSSSSSSNRQPSTTSPIMPSNTLFNIKPIGTTSPHLSSSSNQGLPPISLSSSSKHKLSSSLSSSSSLSSSTNQGASSAISSSISVLSSPKQSPSMKSMSSSNPALPTLAPLTQLSSSSSNQKNLPNLVLKKAISKKDREQLMELLNEHESDSDVDFSTTPTLSSHISKYSPAQSPLPSIKSIPPMPLSGNSFEPLSIGNQRNSTDNLYDNSNNKNNNNNYNNNNNMLKNLDFNSNDHSKLDNILLSEKSIERHRNPLSSSISSAPKPLDFDSDEDITEEYYKKMLANHARSKKSKKETDKIFRELELSDDDVFDEKNDRKQLKMMKRLMDREDNDRRVKKKMVDPKYNSSSSRSKDRYGSSSSSKSSKYNSSSSSSSSRSKDNKYIRPSIFSSDDDFSKDEDDEEFERLWKDRKKKKSSNGPSLSNSYSGIKTDQYNQQQQYNQQQQQYQSQNQQQHQQQQQQIITNQSILEKLDWYKEIDSKFSSNWMKIIKKDLPKACKKYSDIHMNGIANCKKIAQMMKRELKIKNQKPPKATKDNQIRAKKLVKEMGAYWRKFDKDEREAKRRAEKEEANQRKREEEVQEAKRQQRKLNFLISQTELYSHFMSKKLDDPSSGDATPATIGSLMNGSQMPTEQNKKIKEKNDQDDNESSSEEEEESSDDEGKTEQEKKEEEELKSEALKKTQKAIELQLLKTKTFDRDVNKIKNSATEGGGETIPESLAVSDKMMVDGLPMIDMNSSIPPGFSTADTLKQPTILNADLKPYQLKGMTWIVNLYDQGINGILADEMGLGKTIQSIAVLAHLAEEKNIWGPFLIVTPKSTLHNWKNEFAKFVPAFKVIPYWGTQQQRTTIRKYWNPKKLYHRNSPFHVLITSYNVIVRDEKYFHRLRWQYMVLDEAHAIKSSASNRWKTLMSFNCRNRLLLTGTPIQNSMAELWALLHFIMPTFFDSHDEFAEWFSKDIENHAMSQGGLNEHQLNRLHMILKPFMLRRIKRDVENEMPSKTEVEVYCNLTHRQKKLYQSIRSNISITELLGGASFSEQGSMKALMNFVMQFRKVCNHPETFKRSECESPFLFQVQTMEPQNTTSPQCPNHLKTVRSINNNPIQVVIPKLIFREAWNPLNSTDSDQIRTRTIDRFNIFKANNISNNSSGNDTFSFSRFINLEPGELNKLSSELNLLDFYLLNQATENEVYPVFNHLLDSDSFDQPLSNNMKSMLLEPTFSNVLNEDRLNNGLFNVKDLVIGGNERYQINQSVIQYVYTLYPKVTAAPIDAMVSDKSFYIEKSTQQLNSSMDCKEISLVKLTMNGLITNETTKELSESLPTVLPPSSNQIVLDNLKENGGLMGGLNRLFGSTSIWMPSFSKSLNDSGKLQVLDKLLKDLKVGGHRVLIYSQFTKMINILEDFMIFRKYKYLRLDGSSKLDDRRDMVDDFQSDPSIFAFLLSTRACGIGINLTSADTVIFYDSDWNPTVDEQAQDRAHRLGQTRPVTVYRLITKNTIEEKILKRAKQKHQIQSIVIAGGKFESNPEELDQVGENEAISFLLDDDELEERFKNQIDPATGKKRKQPEPEVPSIADKPFSPNDIPTTKPVNKGRPPKEQSKEPKVPKKKGPKPGYKRIKTEAGGGGGGDGGGDTSTASTTTTATTTSSTTSSTNDPSSTSTSPTTSPPPTGVKPTKAAKVPGKPGRPSGKPKGYYKKAPATPTPSNTTLSTPSTSPTMVTTAPIGSANTSPK from the exons atgaacaataataataatggaggGAATGTAATATCAGATTATCCAACCtccagtaataataacaataatggcagacacaataataataataacaataataataataacaataataataataatagttatagAAGGTCAAGATCAAGATCAagatcaccatcaccaacaaGAGGAAGATCACCAGTTATGTACTCTCCAAACAGAGATAGTTCTGATGACGATAGCTCATCTTCAAGATCAGGTTTATACCTTTCAAGTTCTTCATCAAGATCAAGATCAAGATCACCATTGCcaccattaaataatattaataatggaaatcaacaatcaaataattttattaataataaaaataataataataattttaataatattaataataattataataataataatggtattaatagcagtaatagcaataatagcAGTAATAGCagtaataaaagtaaaaacagtaataataatatacctAACATTTTACCCTATATTTCATTAAATGGTTCGGgttcatcatcgtcatctaAACAATTTTCATTGCCACCATTAAAATCAACTACAACATCCtcttcatcaaattcaacttCTTCATCCTCCTCCAGATCATCTAAATCACATtcttcatcgtcatcatcatcatcatcgtcatatccaataaaatctatttttggAAATATTGGAGGAGGCAGTTCAAAAggttcttcttcctcttcttccaGAAGCTCTAAAAGTAGTGGCAGTAGCAGTAGTAGAAGTGATAGAGACAAAAGCGATAGAGATAGTAGAAGTGATAGAGAAAGTAGAAGTGACAGAGATAGAAGTGACAGAGATAGAAGTAGTAGAAGTGATAGAGATAGTAGAAGTAGCAGAGATAGTAGAAGTGATCGTGATAGAactagtagtagtagtaataataataataataataataataataataataataataatagtggtaataacaacaacTCTAACAACaactctaataataataataataactctaacaacagcaacaatatcaataataatagtaataatagcaGAAGTGATAGAGATAGTAGAAGCGATCGTGAAAGAAGTGGTAGAAGTGATAGAGAGAGTAGAGGAGATAGCAAAAGTAATAGATCTTCATCGTCATCCTCTTCATccttaaataataataataacaataacaataataataataataatccattatcgtcgtcatcatcatcaagtaATAGACAACCATCTACAACTTCACCAATTATGCCATCTAATACtttgtttaatattaaacCAATTGGAACTACTTCACCACatctatcatcatcatcaaatcaAGGATTACCAccaatatcattatcatcttcatcaaaacataaattatcatcatctttgTCGTCATCGTCATCACTATCATCGTCTACTAATCAAGGTGCTTCATCAgcaatatcatcatcaatttcagtattatcatcaccaaaacAATCACCATCAATGAAATCAATGTCATCATCAAACCCTGCTTTACCAACTTTAGCACCATTAACACAActctcatcatcatcatccaaTCAAAAGAATTTACCAAATcttgtattaaaaaaagcaATTAGTAAAAAAGATAGGGAACAACTTatggaattattaaatgaacaCGAAAGTGATTCCGACGTCGATTtttcaacaacaccaactttAAGTAGTCATATATCAAAATACTCACCAGCACAATCACCTCTTCCATCAATCAAATCAATCCCACCAATGCCATTGAGTGGTAATAGTTTCGAGCCACTATCAATTGGAAATCAAAGAAATAGTACTGATAATTTATACgataacagtaataataaaaacaataataacaactacaacaacaacaataatatgttaaaaaatttagattttaataGTAACGATCACTCTAAATtggataatattttattaagcGAAAAATCAATCGAAAGACACAGAAATCCATTATCATCTTCTATTTCATCAGCACCAAAACCATTGGATTTTGATAGTGATGAAGATATAACAGaagaatattataaaaaaatgttagCTAATCATGCAAGATCAAAGAAATCTAAAAAAGAAACtgat aaaatatttAGAGAATTGGAACtatctgatgatgatgtttttGATGAAAAGAATGAtagaaaacaattaaaaatgatgaaaaggTTAATGGATAGAGAGGATAATGATAGAAgagtaaaaaagaaaatggttGATCCAAAatataatagtagtagtagtagatCAAAAGATAGATATggaagtagtagtagtagtaaatcatcaaaatataattcatcctcatcatcatcatcttcaagaTCAAAAGATAATAAGTATATAAGACCATCAATTTTCTcaagtgatgatgatttttcaaaggatgaagatgatgaagaatttgaaagaCTATGGAAAgatagaaagaaaaagaaatcaagTAATGGACCAAGTTTGTCAAATTCATATTCTGGTATTAAAACAGATCaatataatcaacaacaacaatataatcaacaacaacaacaatatcaatcacaaaatcaacaacaacaccaacaacaacaacaacaaattattacaaatcaatcaattttagaaaaacTTGATTGgtataaagaaattgattcaaaattttcatcaaattggatgaaaattataaaaaaagatttaccAAAAGCTTGTAAAAAGTATTCAGATATTCATATGAATGGTATTGccaattgtaaaaaaatagCTCAAATGATGAAACGagaattaaagataaagaacCAAAAGCCACCAAAAGCAACCAAAGATAATCAAATACGTGCAAAGAAATTGGTAAAGGAAATGGGTGCCTATTGGAGAAAGTTTGATAAAGATGAGAGAGAAGCTAAAAGAAGAGCAGAGAAAGAGGAAGCAAATCAAAGAAAACGTGAAGAAGAAGTACAAGAAGCAAAGAGACAACAAAGAAAACTTAATTTCCTTATCTCACAAACTGAACTCTATAGCCATTTCATGAGTAAAAAATTGGATGATCCATCAAGTGGCGATGCCACTCCCGCTACTATTGGTTCATTAATGAATGGATCACAAATGCCAACTGAacagaataaaaaaatcaaagaaaagaatGATCAAGACGACAATGAATCATCATCTGAGGAAGAAGAGGAATCATCTGATGATGAGGGTAAAACTGAacaagaaaagaaagaagaagaggaattAAAATCTGAAGCACTCAAAAAGACTCAAAAAGCAATTGAATTACAACTTTTAAAGACTAAAACCTTTGACAGAgatgtaaataaaattaaaaactctGCAACTGAAGGAGGCGGTGAAACTATACCAGAATCATTGGCTGTAAGTGATAAAATGATGGTAGATGGTTTACCAATGATTGATATGAATTCAAGTATTCCACCTGGATTTAGTACAGCTGATACATTGAAACAACCAACCATTTTAAATGCAGATTTAAAACCATATCAATTAAAAGGTATGACATGGATCGTAAATCTTTATGATCAAGGTATCAATGGTATATTGGCAGATGAAATGGGTTTGGGTAAAACCATTCAATCGATTGCAGTCCTAGCTCATTTGGCAGAGGAAAAGAATATTTGGGgaccatttttaattgttacaCCAAAATCAACACTTCACAATTGGAAGAATGAATTTGCAAAGTTTGTACCAGCATTCAAGGTAATTCCTTATTGGGGtacacaacaacaacgtACTACCATTAGAAAATATTGGAATCCAAAGAAATTGTATCATAGAAATTCACCATTCCACGTTTTAATCACATCGTACAATGTGATAGTACGTGATGAAAAGTATTTCCATAGATTACGTTGGCAATATATGGTATTGGATGAAGCTCATGCTATCAAGAGTTCAGCAAGTAATCGTTGGAAAACTCTAATGAGTTTTAATTGTAGAAATAGACTCTTACTCACTGGTACACCCATTCAAAATAGTATGGCTGAACTTTGGGCTTTACTTCATTTCATTATGCCAACATTCTTTGATTCTCATGATGAATTTGCAGAGTGGTTCTCAAAGGATATCGAAAATCATGCTATGTCACAAGGTGGTTTGAATGAACATCAACTCAATCGTCTTCATATGATTTTGAAACCATTCATGTTgagaagaattaaaagagatGTAGAGAATGAAATGCCATCAAAAACAGAGGTTGAAGTCTATTGTAACCTTACTCATCGTCAAAAGAAACTCTATCAAAGTATTCgttcaaatatttcaatcACCGAGTTATTGGGTGGTGCTTCCTTTAGTGAACAAGGTTCAATGAAAGCATTGATGAATTTCGTTATGCAATTTAGAAAGGTTTGTAATCATCCTGAAACCTTTAAAAGAAGTGAATGCGAATCACCTTTCCTCTTTCAAGTTCAAACTATGGAACCTCAAAATACTACTTCACCACAATGTccaaatcatttaaaaactgtaagatcaattaataataatccaattcAAGTCGTAATTCCAAAGTTAATCTTTAGAGAAGCTTGGAATCCTTTAAATTCAACAGATTCTGATCAAATTAGAACTAGAACAATTGATCGtttcaatatatttaaagcaaataatatttcaaataatagtagtggtaatgATACTTTTTCATTTAGTAGATTCATAAATTTAGAACCaggtgaattaaataaattatcaagtgaattaaatttattagattTTTATCTATTGAATCAAGCAACTGAAAATGAAGTTTATCCAGttttcaatcatttattGGATAGTGATTCATTTGATCAACcactttcaaataatatgaaATCAATGTTATTGGAACCAACTTTCTCAAATGTATTAAATGAAGATCGtttaaataatggtttaTTTAATGTAAAGGATTTAGTTATTGGTGGAAATGAACGTTATCAAATTAATCAATCAGTCATTCAATATGTTTATACATTATATCCAAAAGTTACAGCTGCACCAATTGATGCTATGGTATCGGATAAATCTTTCtatattgaaaaatcaacTCAACAATTGAATTCTTCAATGGATTGTAAAGAGATTTCATTGGTTAAATTAACAATGAATGGTTTAATTACTAATGAAACTACCAAGGAATTAAGTGAATCATTACCAACTGTTTTACCTCCTTCATCAAATCAAATCGTATTGGATAATCTAAAAGAGAATGGTGGTTTAATGGGTGGTTTAAATCGTTTATTCGGTTCAACTTCAATTTGGATGCCTTCATTCTCAAAATCTTTGAATGATAGTGGTAAACTTCAAGTATTGGATAAGCTTTTAAAGGATTTGAAAGTTGGTGGTCATAGAGTACTTATCTATTCTCAATTCACAAAGATGATCAACATTTTAGAAGATTTCATGATCTttagaaaatataaataccTTCGTCTTGATGGTTCTTCAAAATTGGATGATCGTAGAGATATGGTAGATGATTTCCAATCGGATCCTTCCATTTTCGCCTTCCTCCTATCAACTAGAGCTTGTGGTATCGGTATCAATTTAACATCTGCTGATACCGTTATCTTTTACGATAGTGATTGGAATCCAACTGTTGACGAACAAGCCCAAGATAGAGCTCATAGACTTGGTCAAACTAGACCTGTCACTGTTTATAgattaattacaaaaaatacCATTGaagaaaagattttaaaacgtgcaaaacaaaaacatcaaattcaaaGTATTGTTATTGCTGGTGGTAAATTTGAATCAAATCCTGAAGAATTAGATCAAGTTGGTGAAAATGAAGCAATTTCTTTCTTattagatgatgatgaattagaAGAAAgat ttaaaaatcaaattgatCCAGCAACAggtaaaaaaagaaaacaaccAGAACCTGAAGTACCATCAATTGCTGATAAACCATTTTCACCAAATGATATCCCAACAACCAAACCAGTTAATAAAGGTAGACCACCAAAAGAACAATCAAAAGAACCAAAAGTACCAAAGAAGAAAGGTCCAAAACCAGGTTATAAGAGAATAAAAACAGAAgcaggtggtggtggtggtggtgatggtggtggtgatactTCAACTGCctcaactacaacaactgcAACTACAACCTCTTCAACTACATCTTCAACTAATGATCCAtcttcaacttcaacttcaccaacaacatcaccaccaccaacaggTGTTAAACCAACAAAAGCAGCTAAAGTTCCTGGAAAACCTGGTAGACCATCAGGAAAACCAAAAggttattataaaaaagcTCCTGCAACTCCAACACCTTCAAATACAACTTTATCAACACCTTCCACCTCACCAACAATGGTAACAACTGCACCAATTGGTAGTGCAAATACATctccaaaataa
- the rad4 gene encoding DNA repair protein Rad4 family protein, whose translation MDYDDIEWEESNNDNSTTTTTTTTTTASPRFDESINNEFDDEDKEEEGDINNSLDTDEEIGENQDDAGDAEDAIEFEIDTNEFKSKENGKKKRIVKKVDLKEKHNCLYLHRTVLTCYLANFKYTINVLSNQYLISIISSFIPKDLINLYSNNYKIISEIKQIPTVDSTPQKSRSRSKSKLDNTTTTTTTTTTTTTSNTTNKKPPIPFMTCIDEIIKWFFSYFKIDEMADNLNSNNTDKNNKNNTNNKNKKQTREVINLDDDNENTEERKKEKKFEPIRNSLLYYQLITQTKERKVTKKIFVELFYMVCLILGYKCRIIRPLSTPPPVPVTPSKLKRIASSSSPQAFSRSKAKSSPSVIRLNYNIDDDNGNTNNNETKVKKSKSPSKTKTSATSSTKKKIDDVISSKDKKNKEKKEKEKEIEREKEKEKDKKKSKKKSQFSFDSTDSEDEEEEEEEEEEELIISKPITSRQKSIQANQFKNTVLNSKISKKTETTMSKKRKTNSSLSSKNKKKNNSDSENDTDNERDSGSDNDDAGDKNNNKSDQEKDNSSSDSDYKDSKKKLKRSSSEPIKRSRLSNLDDKESKTTTTTTTNTLSNNEKVEIESWIEVFDHEKKKWISIDLINKEIDKPLNFEKILDPFSYVVAISKYQIKDVTSRYTNNYIGSSLKRLPIAQIKWWLQLVGDAINNPTEVENDNEPVSKFILDSKKIISVNIDLLNNLSIDERKSIEEIDVYEKQELIIKESKLPFPSSFAQFKSHPIFVLEKDIAKYCSPDPSSKPLGLFNETHKIYHKDQIKVLHTSDKWVQNGRMVIEGQQPLKIVKGRSKSNPTSMLFGEWQTKLFEPAVIGKDGIVPTNSFGNVYLFNSSMCPINGVHLRGKGLIRVAKKLGINFAPALTGWENGPKSSYPIIDGVVVAKKFSKKLLDTWLSESSSRAEAELQKKNDEIKARWKRFMKKLLIKNYIEKTYK comes from the exons atggacTATGACGATATTGAATGGGAAGAatctaataatgataattctaccacaacaactacaacaacaaccaccacagcTTCGCCAAGATTCGATGAaagtataaataatgaatttgacgatgaagataaagaagaagaaggagatataaataatagtttagaCACTGACGAAGAAATTGGTGAAAATCAAGACGATGCTGGAGATGCTGAAGATGCAAT tgaatttgaaattgataccAATGAATTCAAATCCAAagaaaatggtaaaaaaaaaagaattgttAAAAAAGTAGACCTAAAAGAAAAACATAATTGTTTATACCTTCATAGAACTGTTTTAACTTGTTATTTggcaaattttaaatatactataaatgttttatcaaatcaatatttaatttcaattatttcatcatttattccaaaagatttaattaatttatattccaataattataaaatcatatctgaaataaaacaaattccAACTGTTGATTCAACACCCCAAAAATCAAGATCaagatcaaaatcaaaacttgataatactaccactaccactactactaccaccacaaccactacTTCCAATACAACCAATAAAAAACCACCAATTCCATTTATGACATGTAtagatgaaattattaaatggttcttttcttattttaaaattgatgaaatggctgataatttaaattcaaataatacagataaaaataataaaaataatacgaataataagaataaaaaacaaactaGAGAAGTTATTAATTtggatgatgataatgaaaatacagaagaaagaaaaaaggaGAAAAAATTTGAACCAATAAGAAat agTTTATTATACTATCAATTAATTACACAAACTAAAGAAAGGAAAGTaacaaaaaagatatttgttgaattattttatatggtTTGTTTAATTTTGGGTTACAAATGCCGTATAATTAGACCATTgtcaacaccaccaccagtaCCTGTAACACCAAGTAAATTGAAAAGAATTGCAAGTTCATCCTCACCACAAGCATTTTCAAGATCAAAAGCAAAATCATCACCTTCTGTTATAAGATTAAACTataatattgatgatgataacggtaatactaataataatgaaacaaaagttaagaaatcaaaatcaccatcaaaaactaaaacttctgcaacatcatcaactaaaaagaaaatagatGATGTGATTTCttcaaaagataaaaaaaataaagaaaaaaaagaaaaagaaaaagagataGAAagggaaaaagaaaaagaaaaagacaaaaagaaatcaaaaaagaaatcacaaTTTAGTTTTGATAGTACTGACTCAGAGGATGAagaggaagaggaagaagaagaagaagaagaattgATTATTAGTAAACCAATTACAAGTAGacaaaaatcaattcaagctaatcaatttaaaaatacagttttaaattcaaagatTTCAAAGAAAACTGAAACTACAatgtcaaaaaaaagaaaaactaattcttcattatcaagtaaaaataaaaagaaaaataatagtgatagtgAAAATGATACTGATAATGAAAGAGATAGTGGtagtgataatgatgatgctggtgataaaaacaataataaaagtgatcaagaaaaagataattcaAGTAGTGATTCAGATTATAAAGAtagtaaaaagaaattaaaaagatcATCATCTGAACCAATTAAAAGATCaagattatcaaatttagatgataaagaatcaaaaacaactacaacaacaacaacaaatacattatcaaataatgaaaaagttgaaattGAAAGTTGGATTGAGGTATTTGAtcatgaaaaaaagaaatggatttcaattgatttaattaataaagaaattgataaaccactaaattttgaaaagatATTAGATCCATTTTCATATGTTGTTGCCATTTCAAAGTATCAAATAAAGGATGTAACATCAAgatatacaaataattatattggATCATCATTAAAGAGATTACCAATTGCACAAATTAAATGGTGGTTACAATTAGTTGGTGATGCTATTAATAATCCAACAGAggttgaaaatgataatgaaccaGTATCGAAATTTATATTAGATTCAAAAAAGATCATCTCTGTCAATATTGatctattaaataatttatcaattgatgagAGGAAATCAATTGAAGAGATTGATGTATATgaaaaacaagaattaataataaaagagaGTAAATTACCATTTCCAAGTAGTTTTGCACAATTTAAATCTCATCCAATTTTCGTATTGGAGAAAGATATCGCAAAATATTGTTCACCTGATCCTTCATCGAAACCATTGggtttatttaatgaaactCATAAAATTTATCATAAAGACCAAATCAAGGTTTTACATACGTCAGATAAATGGGTCCAAAATGGTAGAATGGTAATTGAGGGTCAACAACCATTGAAAATCGTTAAAGGTagatcaaaatcaaatccaACCTCAATGTTATTTGGTGAATGGCAAACTAAACTCTTTGAACCTGCTGTCATTGGTAAGGATGGTATTGTTCCAACCAATTCATTTGGTaatgtttatttattcaattctTCAATGTGTCCAATTAATGGCGTTCATCTAAGAGGTAAAGGTTTAATTAGGGTTGCAAAGAAATTAGGTATCAATTTTGCACCCGCACTAACTGGTTGGGAAAATGGTCCAAAATCCTCTTATCCAATCATTGATGGTGTAGTTGTTGCAAAGAAATTCTCAAAGAAACTTTTGGATACTTGGTTATCGGAATCAAGTAGTAGAGCTGAAGCTGAAttacaaaagaaaaatgatgaaattaaagctCGTTGGAAACGTTTcatgaaaaaattattaattaaaaattatattgaaaaaacttataaataa